The segment AATAAGACTTTGTTTTTTGAGAATTGCGGTCTCTTTTCCCTAATTTCTTCGATCAAACGCTGCAGTCaaattgtataatattctcttgttattgttttttctttagggaGATGGTCAACGAAAATTATTCTGTGTACATCCTAAAAAAATGACGTCACTACCTTTCCTGCaaatggaacggttttcgccttctttggagtCGGTTCTCCCCTTAGAGTTCATTGTTTGAccgctctttcgtctcaggtgtgaaacgattgacccatgtttcatccacgGTTAtgatgaatcgacgcaaaactcggctttattactgcgaaactttgctaaacactcccttgaaacatcctcacggcgctgttttttttcaattgagaGTAATCGTGGCATCCATTTTgcacacagctttctcatatccaattgttcgATCAAAATTCGATATACGGTACTTGTTTGCAATACCTTCGTTCCAGCGCAGTATTGCGCATTTTCACCACAACTTCTGGAGtagtcagatctggagtgtcatccGGCCGACCACTGCCAAGGTCGTCTTGACAGCTCGTCCtaccgcgtttaaactctgccaccctCTATATTACAGTTATTAATGAAAGACAAGATTCTCCCAGAGTACAATTTAACTCTGCTCTGATCttggatggactaagaccttttCAATGGAGATATTGAATCACATATCAAtgactaattttttccattcgcacaaaatctctaaaagcgttcgTTAAAAACGGCTCCAACACAAACCCACATTAACGTAGGGCACTCATATCTTAGGCAAAACTGTTTCAAGTTTAAGGTCTTTGTAATACATGccagtttttaacaaaaatcgcCATCTGTTTGACAGGTCGGGCACTGTTGGGACCATCTTCGTAGATCAGGGAATAGTGAGATTAGTTCAAAAAGGTGCATGTGCATTGTTGAACAAGAAATTATGATTTCTTGACGATACTCATGAACCCAAACCTTCGATATTTTAGCTGCAAAAAGTCATAATTTCATCATTGCGTCTTCTCCATCTCATAGTAGGTTCACATCGAAATTCAGCTGCTAGCTTGCCAGTTTAATTCAGCAGAACGCACCatcttttccaattttcctcGTGTTACAGCGTGTTACAGCATGTCACTCAACATAATTGCTGACCTTCTTTGCTCGACAGCAAAagtcaataacaaaaaatgttctcTCCGTCTTCCATACGAATCGATTTACGTCAAAAAGTACATTGTCTTAGGATACTAATCAGGGTAAGAGCAGTTTGATAATTACTTACTTATAAGTCAAATCCAGTATAAAGCTCCTTCGAAAGCTCGTcatcctgaaaatttaattaatatcttCAGCCCTAGGAGCACCAAAGTCATTAAAGTTGAGGAAATGAATGCAAAAACGCGTTTGCAATGTAAGTCCCCTGAGAGAACTTGTAACATGCACTCCTACCGTATTCGAAAGTTTAAATGAGATTCTTATGGGATTTTGACACTCTTCGGAAATTGGAATTCTTTATCAAGTCCTGACTATTGCCAGTAAAACACagattttcaatattgaaAAGGCGTTTTCCTTTCTCAAACAGAAGGACTGATATTCGCCACAGATATAGAGAGTAAATCGAAACGGAATGGGGTAGAGACAACTAGAATACGAAATACCTATTTTACCACCGTTTTATTGTACTATTTATCACGTAGTACTTCCCAGACAAATtacaaacattatttattccaGGCACAATATGGCCTGGAAAATTGTGTCACGAAGACGCCACATTAATTTAATCGGATAGGTGGTTACTTTTATTGACCAAGCTCGAAGTTTAATGACTGCACCCTTGAGGAATTTTAATTCGCAATTAGTCACATTCCAAAACTAACAGTGAATTCTAATTTCAGACCTGACCACAGAATATGGCAAATATGGAAGTACTGCAGTCTCATAGACGACTGGAAGAAGTCTCCCCTTTACATTTTTATGGGACTGATGACCATGTACAAACCGTATAAACTATGGTTGGTCTACCTCGCCGGAGGCTGCACCGTCCTGTTGGGATTTCTTCATCTGTCCATGTCAATGTTCCACAAGATTTTAAGGCGGAGGAAAAAGAAGGACCATAGATCGGGCCAGAGTGATTTGGATAGTTTAGAAAGGTCGGTTTTATGTTTTGAATGAATGTGTTGCAGAAATTGATGAAAGCGTAACAGCGAGCTGATTTAGTTTCTGTATGGATAGGTGAATGTTCCATGGAATTAACTCGTCGATTCTAAATTCTCGTTCCATTATACCCTTTATTATTCTCCTTTATTAACATTAATAGagttaatatttcaatatgcAATTAGTGATGTTGCTATATTACATTAACATAAATTAGTTCCATTTATTTCTCATATTTATTCACTGCAAGTTAAaatgattgttttgttttatacagtgtcaaataaatatgaaagttATAGGATTAAAAGTGACGATAGAGAACAAAAAAACTGCTGACAATGTGAAACGGACCAAGGGAATGTTAGTATAAATATCTCTAATCTTTCATCGCTCAGGGAACCTCAGGGGACGCTTAACCcgaactaataaaaaattttgcatatttttcagGTGCACGAAAACAGTTTTAGTAAGAAAACAGATTTAATATTGCCTAAGTTCATACACTGGCCAATAACTTTTTGGGgaagaaattatatttatattaaatcatgaACTGAGCTTTCTCCTATTAGTATTAAGGtgaatttgctttaatttaaatccCCTTTAATGTTATTGATTGTGGAACGAACCCCTTTTAGATCttactttatttttacttacttatttttatttttacttttttaactttcaaaacAGTAATTTCGGAGTTTGTCGATTTGAAAATTGTGCTAATCTCGTCAAATTTGGAGATTTAGAGTCTAAATACACTGAGGAAAAAGGGGACTTCCTTGTGTttctttttctcaattttcacctttcttttttttccttttctagaaacctcacacttatttttaaaaaacaaatacaaattgTAGCAAGTTTCTAACTAATTTCAAAGAGAACTCTATAGCTTCTTTTATTCAAGATTTCTATTATCTTCCCTCCATGTTTTTCTGACATTCCTAGAACTTATCATTTTCGGTCTTCAACTGCTTCTCTCTAGTCTTTCATTCCTAaagattattcttattttaggaaaaacaaACACTGTAAGGTATCTGCCACTTTTTATGGGGGTTTACGTTATATTTGGTTTGTCGAAGGACACACTTCTACATattctcttcttcatttttgaattcattcCGCTTGCTCATTTAGAACAGTTTTCGTCTGAACGTCCGAATTTGACCATTTCTGAAGTTAAACAGGACAGCTCTTTCTTCACGGATTAAGGAATACCTGAAACTTAATTACGAACAGTCAAAGTCGACTCAACTTTCCTTATCACGTTAGCGCTTAATGTCCAGATCGACTCtaattttccgttaaaatcaacttgttttaaaattttgctggggagaaatttcaccaaaattacataaatattttagtaaacTTGTATGATTTGACCTGAAAAATCTTcagcatttcaaaaattccccAAGTCCCTTCTAGAACCCATATCTGTGTTACGATGACCTATAAAGTTCCACATTCGGTAACAAATTCCGCTTGGTACGTTTCTGAGGGTTAGCCCTGTGTTTGGGTGGCAAAATACTTATATTTCAGTAGTAGATTCGAAGAAATCACTGAAGTCCTGGATGACGGCATCCCAGACCCAATACCCGGAAGTAGCGTTTCACTCTCTGATAGCCTGCGTCCAGACCACGACTCCGTCCTTGAGATATGACCGGAGGTTCATCAACCTCCAGATTTATTCAAGTGAGTTATcccaacttttatttttattcattatcaGCCCCAATTTCTAGGCACATCATAGACTGTACTCACCCCACCGACGATGTGGCcctaattttctaaaaaatgttcGACTAAGGAGTAATCTTAAGCTGGGTGTAAATGTCTTCAAGATATAGgtgtgtttttaaaaaatgtggatgtaattttgtttgttgataATACCTAATACTCTTTTATGAATAGATATTTAGCCTTGTTGATGTTTACGAGcagtttgattttttcttattattctaGTTGCAATTACAGCTCACTTattatctacaaaaaaaaaaaatgtaaatagtatATGTAACTCAATTTCTATTTACCAGTTACGTTTGAATaggtaatttaaattatacgTTCAGTTGCATTACTGTACAGATCTCAaaacagtaataaaatatttatttaacgtaTAGAAAGAATAGTTCATGTCCATCAGTTTTACATAAGAACCTTTATTATGCTAcctataacaataaataataaaatgttttatataaatgtgataaattttgtgttatttgtataatattttcagaTTCCTGCTCCATCGCTACCCCCCTCCCACCCCCTCCCCCCACCCTTACCAAACACCTTGTTCAGATCATTTTTTCGAAGATTCATGACGAATCTTCAACACTTACCATACAAAAGGCACTCGGAGATTTCAAGACACACACATCTATGCAATAATTAATGAGagaccaaaaataaaacaaatatcgaCATTGAACTGAAATTACGACCTGACAAATATCATTCGATATCTACggtaaaaatttccaattaataACGTTGAAGTGGGGTTCCAAAAATTCTCTTTTAGAAGGGATCCAAGCTCATCTCTTACGATGATCCATCCTGTATTTTAACTCTTAACATATACTCTATCTGTGACGTTCCCTATTACTCCGGTGCCATACTGAGAGATAAATCGCAACATTAGATAGCAAAGTTAATTAATTCCCTCACATAAGGTTACTGTCCGTAATATTAACTGACGGCTCTCGCTATAGAGCCCTTTCGCCCTTTGAGGtgtaataaatatgtaattttgctTATTaagaatggaaattttctggATTTATGCCAGGAAATCAAGGATGTAACTTTAGAAAACGAAATTATCAGTTTCATGTGTAGTTAATTATAAATGTTAAAGGGTCAAAGCTCAACTTGTTTTCAGATATTGGGTTATTCCCAGGAGTTTGACGTGTTGATTACAATTCGCGTTATTAGAGAATGGGTTGGAAAGAGAAAGGAGGAGGGGCGGGGGAAGGGAGAGAACCTATAGGAGAAAATAGCGTGCACGACAAGAAGGAAGATATTTTCCTGTTTTGCTGTTTTTTCATAGACACAACAAAACTCCAATGAACTTGGAAAAACAACTCTCCGAGATCCTGGGATTTgtcatttagaaattttgaaaattggttGAAATACACCactttccaaaaatataataatgttGCATTAACAATCCTCTCGTTTTTCATCATCTCTTCGTCTTTTTCATGACTGAAAATGCTTATTCGCTCAAATAAACCTAATAGGAGATATTCCTCATTTACCTTTCCATGAAGTAAGCTACTCCTTCCAAGAAGAACTCTTTAGAAAATCCGATTCGTCATTGCACTtagtttattagatttttttcactcTTTATTCTTATTCTGaaaattatatgtattttctTAGAAAGGAGGCTCGTTGCTAGAGTTCCACTGGGTTCCATCTTGGGtccgttttttttaatgttcatgTATAAATTGGGGCAGAATGAATGGATGCGTCCCTTTCATTGATGACACAGCACTTTTTGCGTTATTTTAATGTCtagaaaagtttatttgcTGATGGTATGCTGACGCCTTTAATTTGACGTTAAAAGGCAAACTGCAAAGGTTCCACGTAACCCAACTACTTAAATTGGATTAttagctaatttgccgaatgCCCGGATGTTTAACCGCGAACAAATTATTATACTATTGTATTCGCACTGAATGAGCGTCGCTCTCTCAGGAGAATTACTCCGTTCGCTTTGCTTGAGGCACAAACTTCTCCCTCGGGGATGATAGACTTCATTATACGCTCGTCCAGTTATTGTATGGCAATGCGTTTTTGCTATAGTGCTGACGGTTAAAAAGATAATGGCAAGAATTTACCGTTGAGAGGACTTAAGGAGCAATAGAAATATCGTTATTTggttctctttttttttaatctaaatatCAAACATATGAACAAATTATCGCATCAACTAAATTGGACTTGGCAGACCTCATCGATGCTTCAGTGTAAAAATCGATCCACCAGCACGGGGAACACTCATACGAATGTCGCATGAAATATCGCATAGCAGGGCAACATTTCATTTCGTTTCAAGAAACCTCaacagcaaaaaatgaaatgtaaatttgtaaaattattgTGTATTAACAGTATGAATGACACTATGAACTAATGAATTAACGTACACTGAATGCTGTAAAGGTTTTgtgaagtttaaaaaatgttgtagaGTAAAAACAGAGGCGTGCTGGACGCTTTTTTAAAAGCTGAGTAAACAattagaaatggaaaaaaacaatttctaaaattttccggttttaaaaatatttcgagaCGTTAATGACTCAATGTATTTTGACCAgtgtaatttttatgtttaacagCGCAGTCCTGTAAAAGTTCCCCTACTGCGAAATTAAACCCTAAAAGAAGCTTATTATGTTAGAATTAGGGTGACACTATGATCACAAAGCGCCATAAGAATAACAAATCATATCATTAactcaatataaaaaaaaaatccatgaaTTACAGCCTTTTACAAAGTATTGCGTGATTTATTGCAGATATAAAAGAGTTGAAAGGACTACATGGCTTATGCCtatagaatttttattacaatatgcATGTTATTTATGATCTTTGCACAATGAGATATCCTTACCTAATGCACTGGGCAACAATATTAGTTGAAACTGCGTGTTGAGTCATCCTCGAAATGTCTTTGAGCGGTCAAACCCAAATCCTAAGTTATCACACAAGAGTGTTGAAATACCTGTTAATTTGGCCTTTGGACTTTTTCAATGAGAAGCAGAATTTTTATCTCACTCATGGGTGCTTTTGCTATGCGCTGTTCTGCAGCATCCCGGTTTTCTCCGGGGCGTTGTATCAGGTAAAATTTAAACCGAATTGtattttccacgaaaaaatACTAAGCAGTTTTATGTGGGGATCGACAATGTGACTATTCTCCTAGAAGCCCTTATAGGAGTAGGGAACATTACGGGCTATACTATTGCCTACATCTGTTTTCTAAAGAACCAGGACAAAATACGAGGGCTTATTGAAGATTTCCAAGGATTCATTCAGTACAGCGGATTGGAGTTGatacaaaaaactgaaaaaaaggCCACAAGACATGCTAAATGTAGGTACCCAgctttgaatgaaaaaacacCTTCACTGTTATCGCTATTCTAGACCTCCTCTCTTATGCTACAGTTGGACAGATTATAACATACATATGGCAAATGTCTTCGTCTGAAACATGCCTCACTCAAAGAGGTATCTAAGTTAACAACTGAAAACCTCCTCACTCATATTAATCCATTGAAGGTACTCAGTACTATGTCAGACACGACCCTTGTTGGTTACCAGTCCGAAATTGGTACCCCTTTGACGCGAGCAAATCAAAGACGTTCTGGATCATTTTTCCAGTTGAAGTTTTGCTGGGATACCACATTTGCATGTTCTTCTGCTTGGCAACTGCCACCATAATTGGTAGGTAGTACTGGGGTTAATTACTGATTCGCTAATTTTCCATTGCAGGCCTTTTAATGCAAATCAGCTCCCAACTAAAATGCTGCGGACAGAAGTTCGAACACATATTCGACAAGGCCCATGTCGAAACCTGCACAGACCTCaagcaaaaatacatttccctTATTAAATACTACACTCACATTCTGGAGTACTCCCCCACAATACTCCATTACCACCACTTTATTAGCACATTTCCAGATATGCCAAACGAGTGTTTAAAGTTTTCAACATCCTCATAATGGTGTACATCAGTTTGACCTCTTTCTTAATGGCCGTGATCTGCTACCAGATAGTCAATCCTAACACAAGCACGCAAGATAGGATCAAATACGCAATATTACTGTTTGCTTGGTGCCTGCTAGTATATTTGATATGCTATAATGGGCAAGACGTTCAAGATGAGGTGGGCTaagctgaattttttttgcaattttatatatGGTTTGTTAGGCTGTCAAAGTTGGAGatgcaattttcaaaagcaAGTGGTACAGGAATGGAATTGACGTCAAGCTGAAGAAgtacattatttttactttggCCAGAACGCAGAAGAAGGTGATATTCAAAACTGATTTATTCGGCTCTATATCTTTGTTCCAGTTCATGGCGGTAAGCTGAATCGTTGGCCGAGTTCCACAGAGGCAACAGTGTTGTGCAACTCTATGAAATTTGCAGGAAAAAATCACATTGGCCCCCTCTTAAATCTATTGTGAAGGGTAGCATTTCACTGAGCAGGAATCCCAACAGTTGCCCAACTGTTGACTCTGCTTGCGTTGGAGATAttgtttagtttatttttaggttGTGAAATGGGCGTATTCTGGTCTTACTTTACTTCTCGCAGTTACTGACGATGAATAGATGATCGTCAGACAATGTatgataagaaaatttattttaaagacgATTTTAACCATTAGCACTTCGCATGTAGGTGatgaaatatgaataaatCATTGCAGT is part of the Euwallacea fornicatus isolate EFF26 chromosome 8, ASM4011564v1, whole genome shotgun sequence genome and harbors:
- the LOC136340630 gene encoding odorant receptor 67c-like, with amino-acid sequence MSLSGQTQILSYHTRVLKYLLIWPLDFFNEKQNFYLTHGCFCYALFCSIPVFSGALYQFYVGIDNVTILLEALIGVGNITGYTIAYICFLKNQDKIRGLIEDFQGFIQYSGLELIQKTEKKATRHAKYLLSYATVGQIITYIWQMSSSETCLTQRGTQYYVRHDPCWLPVRNWYPFDASKSKTFWIIFPVEVLLGYHICMFFCLATATIIGLLMQISSQLKCCGQKFEHIFDKAHVETCTDLKQKYISLIKYYTHILEYAKRVFKVFNILIMVYISLTSFLMAVICYQIVNPNTSTQDRIKYAILLFAWCLLVYLICYNGQDVQDEAVKVGDAIFKSKWYRNGIDVKLKKYIIFTLARTQKKVIFKTDLFGSISLFQFMAVVKWAYSGLTLLLAVTDDE
- the LOC136340656 gene encoding uncharacterized protein isoform X2, which codes for MLPALGTNPIGINIDASVGGRNLDPIRPPKHCIVTCDHIYDSLYYFTRAWGVLTSIVLAGVGVDFIYHGRFPGYWLIAYAATIFLVETLWVLTLFLKLTVRPDHRIWQIWKYCSLIDDWKKSPLYIFMGLMTMYKPYKLWLVYLAGGCTVLLGFLHLSMSMFHKILRRRKKKDHRSGQSDLDSLERFEEITEVLDDGIPDPIPGSSVSLSDSLRPDHDSVLEI
- the LOC136340656 gene encoding uncharacterized protein isoform X1; this encodes MLPALGTNPIGINIDASVGGRNLDPIRPPKHCIVTCDHIYDSLYYFTRAWGVLTSIVLAGVGVDFIYHGRFPGYWLIAYAATIFLVETLWVLTLFLKLTVRPDHRIWQIWKYCSLIDDWKKSPLYIFMGLMTMYKPYKLWLVYLAGGCTVLLGFLHLSMSMFHKILRRRKKKDHRSGQSDLDSLESRFEEITEVLDDGIPDPIPGSSVSLSDSLRPDHDSVLEI